A region of Candidatus Neomarinimicrobiota bacterium DNA encodes the following proteins:
- a CDS encoding cyclic nucleotide-binding domain-containing protein, with protein sequence MANKMNSDNGKANAEVESKKKGSISVWSQHTGSLIYFQKPPLLLAHFPTDIAEKFLSMGFDEHYNVYDDIMKEGQTGKEMFLICEGEVAIYSQGIKMATLEKGEVFGELILFRDHYRIASVKVEKPTRLLRYTREILKDFFGRNGQKLFDIYMMNLMEILRRKLIATNKKVVDLERQLLNK encoded by the coding sequence ATGGCGAATAAAATGAACTCGGACAACGGCAAGGCAAATGCGGAAGTTGAGTCGAAGAAAAAGGGTTCGATCAGCGTCTGGTCTCAACACACAGGCTCTTTAATCTATTTCCAGAAGCCGCCACTTTTGTTGGCACATTTTCCAACCGATATCGCCGAAAAGTTCCTCTCCATGGGCTTCGATGAGCATTATAACGTTTATGATGATATTATGAAAGAGGGGCAGACGGGAAAGGAGATGTTCCTGATCTGCGAAGGAGAGGTAGCGATATACAGTCAGGGAATTAAGATGGCTACGCTCGAAAAGGGAGAGGTCTTCGGTGAACTGATACTTTTCAGGGATCATTACAGGATTGCGTCCGTAAAAGTAGAGAAACCGACCCGTTTGTTAAGATATACCCGCGAGATACTTAAGGACTTTTTCGGCAGAAACGGACAAAAGCTTTTTGATATTTACATGATGAATCTGATGGAGATATTGAGAAGAAAGCTGATAGCCACTAACAAAAAAGTGGTCGATCTGGAACGTCAATTACTTAATAAATAG